A single window of Mustela erminea isolate mMusErm1 chromosome 4, mMusErm1.Pri, whole genome shotgun sequence DNA harbors:
- the TREM1 gene encoding triggering receptor expressed on myeloid cells 1 isoform X4: protein MQVSGGSRLECPRHTSSSWGWRTRRMRKARLQDLLWILFISELQAANEPREEQYVLAAGSTLNVQCPSSIRKYANSQKAWQKLMDRGEPLTLVFTESVSGKPSQVRKGRYFLEDIPDEAILNVQMTNLQVEDSGLYRCVIYHPPKDPDILSPLVRLVVTKDFLVSDKIPTQNFVQISTFSPSTTKAQSTLLTSPSQNPAREAEVTEMFEKEMFCMGSYLLPQ, encoded by the exons ATGCAagtttctggaggctctaggttAGAGTGTCCCAGGCACACCAGCAGCAGTTGGGGTTGGCGCACACGAAGGATGAGGAAGGCCAGGCTCCAGGATCTGCTCTGGATACTCTTCATCTCAG AACTCCAAGCTGCAAATGAACCACGTGAAGAACAGTATGTCTTAGCTGCGGGAAGTACCCTGAATGTACAATGTCCTTCCTCCATCAGGAAGTATGCCAATAGCCAGAAAGCTTGGCAGAAGCTGATGGATAGAGGGGAGCCCCTGACACTGGTTTTCACAGAGAGTGTTTCAGGGAAGCCCAGTCAAGTCCGGAAGGGCAGGTACTTCCTAGAAGACATCCCTGATGAGGCCATACTAAATGTCCAAATGACCAATCTTCAAGTGGAAGATTCAGGACTGTATCGGTGTGTGATCTACCACCCTCCCAAGGACCCTGACATCTTGTCCCCCCTTGTCCGCCTGGTTGTGACCAAGG ATTTTTTAGTCTCAGACAAGATTCCTACGCAGAACTTTGTTCAGATTTCCACCTTTTCTCCTTCCACCACCAAGGCCCAGAGCACACTCCTTACCAGTCCCAG TCAGAATCCAGCCAGGGAAGCAGAAGTCACTGAgatgtttgaaaaagaaatgttttgtatGGGGAGTTATTTGCTTCCGCAATGA
- the TREM1 gene encoding triggering receptor expressed on myeloid cells 1 isoform X1, whose protein sequence is MQVSGGSRLECPRHTSSSWGWRTRRMRKARLQDLLWILFISELQAANEPREEQYVLAAGSTLNVQCPSSIRKYANSQKAWQKLMDRGEPLTLVFTESVSGKPSQVRKGRYFLEDIPDEAILNVQMTNLQVEDSGLYRCVIYHPPKDPDILSPLVRLVVTKDFLVSDKIPTQNFVQISTFSPSTTKAQSTLLTSPRSVTQLLPTSTADISSPGFGINITNVTDITSYGFRVPTINIIILVLCGLLSKSLVFTVLLAVTQRSFGP, encoded by the exons ATGCAagtttctggaggctctaggttAGAGTGTCCCAGGCACACCAGCAGCAGTTGGGGTTGGCGCACACGAAGGATGAGGAAGGCCAGGCTCCAGGATCTGCTCTGGATACTCTTCATCTCAG AACTCCAAGCTGCAAATGAACCACGTGAAGAACAGTATGTCTTAGCTGCGGGAAGTACCCTGAATGTACAATGTCCTTCCTCCATCAGGAAGTATGCCAATAGCCAGAAAGCTTGGCAGAAGCTGATGGATAGAGGGGAGCCCCTGACACTGGTTTTCACAGAGAGTGTTTCAGGGAAGCCCAGTCAAGTCCGGAAGGGCAGGTACTTCCTAGAAGACATCCCTGATGAGGCCATACTAAATGTCCAAATGACCAATCTTCAAGTGGAAGATTCAGGACTGTATCGGTGTGTGATCTACCACCCTCCCAAGGACCCTGACATCTTGTCCCCCCTTGTCCGCCTGGTTGTGACCAAGG ATTTTTTAGTCTCAGACAAGATTCCTACGCAGAACTTTGTTCAGATTTCCACCTTTTCTCCTTCCACCACCAAGGCCCAGAGCACACTCCTTACCAGTCCCAGGTCTGTGACCCAACTCCTACCCACATCGACTGCTGACATTTCCTCTCCCGGTTTTGGAATCAACATCACAAACGTGACGGATATTACCAgctatggtttcag GGTTCCCACGATCAACATCATCATTCTTGTGCTGTGTGGACTCCTGAGCAAGAGCTTGGTCTTCACTGTCCTTCTTGCTGTCACGCAGAGGTCATTTGGACCCTAG
- the TREM1 gene encoding triggering receptor expressed on myeloid cells 1 isoform X3 — protein sequence MQVSGGSRLECPRHTSSSWGWRTRRMRKARLQDLLWILFISELQAANEPREEQYVLAAGSTLNVQCPSSIRKYANSQKAWQKLMDRGEPLTLVFTESVSGKPSQVRKGRYFLEDIPDEAILNVQMTNLQVEDSGLYRCVIYHPPKDPDILSPLVRLVVTKDFLVSDKIPTQNFVQISTFSPSTTKAQSTLLTSPRVPTINIIILVLCGLLSKSLVFTVLLAVTQRSFGP from the exons ATGCAagtttctggaggctctaggttAGAGTGTCCCAGGCACACCAGCAGCAGTTGGGGTTGGCGCACACGAAGGATGAGGAAGGCCAGGCTCCAGGATCTGCTCTGGATACTCTTCATCTCAG AACTCCAAGCTGCAAATGAACCACGTGAAGAACAGTATGTCTTAGCTGCGGGAAGTACCCTGAATGTACAATGTCCTTCCTCCATCAGGAAGTATGCCAATAGCCAGAAAGCTTGGCAGAAGCTGATGGATAGAGGGGAGCCCCTGACACTGGTTTTCACAGAGAGTGTTTCAGGGAAGCCCAGTCAAGTCCGGAAGGGCAGGTACTTCCTAGAAGACATCCCTGATGAGGCCATACTAAATGTCCAAATGACCAATCTTCAAGTGGAAGATTCAGGACTGTATCGGTGTGTGATCTACCACCCTCCCAAGGACCCTGACATCTTGTCCCCCCTTGTCCGCCTGGTTGTGACCAAGG ATTTTTTAGTCTCAGACAAGATTCCTACGCAGAACTTTGTTCAGATTTCCACCTTTTCTCCTTCCACCACCAAGGCCCAGAGCACACTCCTTACCAGTCCCAG GGTTCCCACGATCAACATCATCATTCTTGTGCTGTGTGGACTCCTGAGCAAGAGCTTGGTCTTCACTGTCCTTCTTGCTGTCACGCAGAGGTCATTTGGACCCTAG
- the TREM1 gene encoding triggering receptor expressed on myeloid cells 1 isoform X2: MQVSGGSRLECPRHTSSSWGWRTRRMRKARLQDLLWILFISELQAANEPREEQYVLAAGSTLNVQCPSSIRKYANSQKAWQKLMDRGEPLTLVFTESVSGKPSQVRKGRYFLEDIPDEAILNVQMTNLQVEDSGLYRCVIYHPPKDPDILSPLVRLVVTKDFLVSDKIPTQNFVQISTFSPSTTKAQSTLLTSPRIQPGKQKSLRCLKKKCFVWGVICFRNERRFPRSTSSFLCCVDS; this comes from the exons ATGCAagtttctggaggctctaggttAGAGTGTCCCAGGCACACCAGCAGCAGTTGGGGTTGGCGCACACGAAGGATGAGGAAGGCCAGGCTCCAGGATCTGCTCTGGATACTCTTCATCTCAG AACTCCAAGCTGCAAATGAACCACGTGAAGAACAGTATGTCTTAGCTGCGGGAAGTACCCTGAATGTACAATGTCCTTCCTCCATCAGGAAGTATGCCAATAGCCAGAAAGCTTGGCAGAAGCTGATGGATAGAGGGGAGCCCCTGACACTGGTTTTCACAGAGAGTGTTTCAGGGAAGCCCAGTCAAGTCCGGAAGGGCAGGTACTTCCTAGAAGACATCCCTGATGAGGCCATACTAAATGTCCAAATGACCAATCTTCAAGTGGAAGATTCAGGACTGTATCGGTGTGTGATCTACCACCCTCCCAAGGACCCTGACATCTTGTCCCCCCTTGTCCGCCTGGTTGTGACCAAGG ATTTTTTAGTCTCAGACAAGATTCCTACGCAGAACTTTGTTCAGATTTCCACCTTTTCTCCTTCCACCACCAAGGCCCAGAGCACACTCCTTACCAGTCCCAG AATCCAGCCAGGGAAGCAGAAGTCACTGAgatgtttgaaaaagaaatgttttgtatGGGGAGTTATTTGCTTCCGCAATGAAAGAA GGTTCCCACGATCAACATCATCATTCTTGTGCTGTGTGGACTCCTGA